The Streptomyces sp. V4I8 genome includes the window GGGCGGACACCCCCCGACGCGTCCCCTTGCCGCCGTACGCGGGTGCGGGTGCGTTCGCCTCAGGCCGGGCGTACCACGCTGTGGATCGATGACTCTCCGTCGTAGTAGATCGACTCCTCGCGGACGTACGCGCCGGGCTTGGGGGCGTGGATCATCATGCCGTTGCCGATGTAGATGCCCACGTGGGTGATGTCGTCGTAGAAGAAGATCAGGTCGCCGGGTTGGGCGTTGGCGAGGGAGACCGTGGTGCCCGCGTTGACCTGGTCGTAGGTGACGCGGGGGATGTCCACGCCTGCGGCCTTCCAGGCGGCCTGGGTGAGGCCGGAGCAGTCGTAGGAGTCGGGGCCGGTGGCGCCCCAGACGTACGGCTTGCCTATCTGGGAGCGGGAGAAGGCCAGGGCCTTCTCGGCATTGGTGGCGTACGAGGAGTCCGTGGAGGACGAGTCCGAGGTGCCTGACTCGGACGGTGTCTCGGCGCTCTCCTGTTGCTGTGCCTCTTCTTGGCGCTGGCGCTCGGCCTCTGCCTGCTGGCGGGCCAGTTCCGCCGCCTTGCGGGCCGCCTCCTCCTGCTTGCGCTTCTCGATCGCGGCCAGGCGGGCCTTTTCCTCGGCCGTGAGTTTCGAGAGGAGTTCGCGGGCGTCGGAGAGTTTCGTCTGGACCGTGGTTTTGGCGGTTTGCAGGTGGTTCTGCGACTCGGTGAGCGTTTCGAGGTTTTGGGTGGCCTCCTGGCGCTTCTTCATCGTCGCGGACTGCTGGGTGAAGTACTCGTCGACCGCTTCCTTCTGACGGCCCGTCATACGGTCCATCAGCTGGGACTGGTCGAAGTAGTCCTGCGGGGTGTCCGCCAGGAGGAAGGTCGCCGTGTCGGGGGCGGCCGCTCCGGTGCGGTACTGGGCGGCGGCGTTGCGGCCCAGTTCCTCGCGTGCGTCGTTCAGCTTCTGGGTGCGCTGGGCCACGTCGTCGAGGAGGGTGTCGACGCGCTTGCGCTGCTTCGCGGTCTTCTCTTTGGCCGCGTTGTACTTCTCGGTCGCCGACTCCGCCTGGCGGTAGAGGTCGTCGACCTTCTTCTCGACCTCTTCGAGGCTCGGCTTGTCGTCCGAAGAGGGGCTCGCGTTGGCCGTCTGGGACAGCAGGGCCACGGAGGTGAGGGCCGCGGTGGCGAGGGCGGGGGTCCGTATGCCTGCTACGCGCGTACCCGCGGGACGCGACTTGCGGTGCGACGCCAAGGGAGGCGACTCCTTCCACGTTCCGCCTACCGAGTTAGCTGTCGGGTTCGGGCGGGTGGTTCGGAAGGGTTGCCCTACGGCCCGGGTGGGAAGTCCGGCCGATTCACCCCATGTTCGGTGGGTCCCCGGCTCCGGGCGCCGTGGGGCGTGCCGGACTCGGCGGAGGCCGTGCGGCCCGGCGACGTTCGCCGGTGGGGGTCGTACGGCCTGTCCGGCACGGTAGCCAACTCGTGTGGCCCCTGTGAAGGTTGATGTTCGATATGCCCGATACATTTTCGTGACCTTGGGGCGGTGCGTGGAGAGTGGCGATCTGTTTGGGGGCTTTTGCTGTGGGGTGAGTGGGTTCTGGGGGTGGTTGCTGATCGTGGTGGGGTGGTTCTGGACGGTGAGGGGGTGGCGGGGTGGGTGATCGTCGGGGGCTGAAACGGGCGATGTTCTCGGGGTGGCCGCGGGCTGTCAGTGGGGCGCCCTAGACTCGGAGAGCGATGAGCAGCCTCTTTGACGACAGCTTCCTGGCGGACCTCCAGGCCCCGCGGGCCCACGAGGAGCACCCGCCGCCGCCCGAGGACGATCACGCTCCGGAACCGGTTCCGGACGATCTGTTCGGCGGGAAGTTCGACGTGCCGCCGGACCGGGACGCCTACTACCGCGACGGCGCCCCGCGCCCGGCCCTCGACGCGGCCGCGCTGCTGGAGGGGCTGAACGAGAACCAGCGTGCGGCCGTCGTCCACTCCGGCAGCCCGCTGCTCATCGTGGCCGGCGCCGGTTCCGGCAAGACACGTGTGCTCACCCATCGCATCGCCCACCTGCTGGCCGAGCGGAATGTGCATCCGGGGCAGATCCTCGCGATCACCTTCACCAACAAGGCCGCGGGCGAGATGAAGGAGCGCGTGGAGCAGCTCGTCGGTCCGCGGGCGAACGCGATGTGGGTGATGACCTTCCACAGCTCGTGCGTGCGCATCCTGCGGAGGGAGAGCAAGAAGCTCGGCTTCACGTCGTCGTTCTCGATCTACGACGCCGCCGACAGCAAGCGGCTGATGGCGCTGGTGTGCCGTGATCTGGACCTCGATCCCAAGCGGTTTCCGCCCAAGTCCTTCAGTGCCAAGATCAGCAACCTGAAGAACGAGTTGATCGACGAGGAGGACTTCGCCGCTCAGGCGACGGACGGCTTCGAGAAGACCCTCGCTCAGGCGTATGCCCTGTACCAGTCGCGGTTGCGGGAGGCCAACGCTCTCGACTTCGACGACCTGATCATGACCACGGTCAATCTGCTGCGCGCCTTCCCGGACGTCGCCGAGCACTACCGCCGACGTTTTCGCCATGTGCTGGTGGATGAGTACCAGGACACCAACCACGCGCAGTACGCGCTGGTGCGTGAGCTCGTCGGGACCAGCGAGCACCCCGTGGACGTGCCGCCCAGCGAGCACGACCTGCCGCCCGCCGAGCTGTGTGTGGTGGGTGACGCCGACCAGTCGATCTACGCCTTCCGGGGCGCCACCATCCGCAACATCCTCCAGTTCGAGGAGGACTACCCGGACGCGACGACGATCCTGCTCGAGCAGAACTACCGGTCGACGCAGACGATCCTGACCGCCGCGAACGCCGTCATCGAGCGCAATGAGTCCCGTCGCCCCAAGAACCTGTGGACCAATGCGGGCGCCGGCGCCCGTATCACTGGTTATGTCGCGGACACCGAGCACGACGAGGCGCAGTTCGTCGCCGACGAGATAGACCGACTGACGGACGCGGGGGACGCCAAGGCCGGCGATGTCGCCGTCTTCTACCGGACGAACGCCCAGTCCCGTGTCTTCGAGGAAGTCTTCATCCGCGTCGGGCTGCCCTACAAGGTCGTCGGCGGGGTTCGGTTCTACGAGCGCAAGGAGGTCCGGGATGTGCTGGCTTACCTGCGGGTGCTGGCCAATCCCGAGGACTCCGTGCCGCTGCGGCGGATTCTGAATGTGCCCAAGCGGGGCATCGGTGACCGTGCCGAGGCCATGATCGACGCCCTTTCGCAGAGGGAGAAGATCAGTTTCCCGCAGGCGCTGCGGCGCGTGGACGAGGCCTACGGCATGGCCGCGCGGTCGTCCAATGCCGTCAAGCGGTTCAACACGCTGATGGAGGAGCTCCGTACGATCGTCGAGTCCGGGGCGGGGCCGGCCACCGTTCTGGAGGCGGTGCTGGAACGGACCGGCTATCTCGCCGAGTTGCAGGCTTCCACGGACCCGCAGGACGAGACCCGTATCGAGAACCTTCAGGAGCTCGCGGCCGTCGCCCTGGAGTTCGAGCAGGAGTCGGGTGAGGGCGAGGCGGCCGGCGGGCTCGCTGAGTTCCTGGAGCGGGTCGCGCTCGTCGCCGACTCCGACCAGATCCCCGACGAGGACGAGGACGGCTCCGGCGTCATCACCCTGATGACCCTGCACACCGCCAAGGGCCTGGAGTTCCCGGTCGTCTTCCTCACCGGCATGGAGGACGGCGTCTTCCCGCACATGCGCGCCCTCGGCCAGAACAAGGAGCTGGAGGAGGAGCGGCGGCTGGCCTACGTCGGCATCACGCGTGCGCGCGAGCGGCTGTATCTGACGCGCTCGTCGATGCGCAGCGCGTGGGGGCAGCCGTCGTACAACCCGCCGTCCCGCTTCCTGGAGGAGATCCCGGCGCAGCATGTGGACTGGAAGCGGACGGGGGCGACCTCGCCGGTGTCCTCCGGTCCCGCGTCCGGGGTGGCCGCCTCGCTGTCCTCGTCCCGCTCGCGCTCCTCGGCCTCGGGTGCGTCCGGTTTCGCCACGCGCCGCACCTCGGAGAAGCCGGTCGTCCAGCTGGCCGTCGGGGACCGGGTCACCCACGACCAGTTCGGGCTCGGCACCGTGATGGCCGTGAAGGGCACGGGTGCGAACACCGAGGCGACGATCGACTTCGGGGACAAGCCGAAGCGGTTGCTGTTGCGGTACGCGCCGGTGGAGAAGCTTTAGCGCAGACGAGGGTGTGCCCCCGCTGAAGGGCGGGGGCGGGCAAGGTAGTTGTCCCGTCGTCCAGTGGTCGGTGACGCCTGCCGACGGGTGGTCAGGACAGCTCGGCTACGACGGGTCGAGGCCGTGGCTGCGCAGCCACGGCAGCGGGTCTATGGCCGAGCCGTCGCCCGGTCGGACCTCGAAATGCAGGTGCGGGCCGGTCGAGTTGCCGGAGTTGCCGGAGTACGCGATCGGGTCGCCGGCCTTCACCGTTGTACCGGAGGCGACGCGGTAGCTGGAGAGGTGGCAGTACCACGTCTCCGTGCCGTCCTTCGCGGTCACGATCATCATGTTGCCGTAGGCGCTGTTCCACTGCGTCCGGACCGTGCCGTCGGTCGCGGCCATCACCGTCGTGCCGTATGACACGGGGAAGTCGATGCCGGTGTGCACGGACATCCAGTTGATGCCGGACTGGCCGAAGTAGGCGCTGAGGCCGTGCTGTGCGACCGGGATCGCGAACTTCGGGCGCAGCCGCTCCTTGCGGGCAGCCTCCTCGGCGGCCTTCCGCTTCTCGGCCGCCTGCTGGGCCTTGAGGTCGATGCGCTCCTGCGTACGGCTGGCCCGGTCGGCGAAGTCGTCGGCGCCGGCGGAGAGGCTCTCCAGCTGGGTGTCCAGCTTGTTGTTCGCCGTGGACGGCTTCACGGCCTCGCTCTCCGAGGCCAGCGTGGACGCGTCCTTGTCGTCGGTCAGGGTGCCGACGGAGGCGGCGGCGATGCCCGCGACGCCCATCACGCACGCGGAAGGTACGGCGACCGTCAGCAGCGCGGAGCGCTTGGGGGGCGTACGACGGCGGGAGCGCGACCCGCTGCGGGACGCGGCGCGTGGGGAGGGGGCCGGAGCGGTCTCCTCCTGGTCGTCGAGGAGCGGGGCCGCGGCGGGGAGTCCGCCGGTGGCGGTCAACTCGGCGTCGGGCTGGGCGGGATCGTCGTAGCCCGTGGGGTCGTCGTAGCCCGTGGGGTCGGCGTGCTCGATCTGCTCGAAGTGCGCGGTCGCCTGCTGATCGAAGGATTCTGCTGACTGCTGGTACTCGTCGGCCGCCTGCGCGGTGGTGCCGTCGATTCCGCCGTCGGAGTTCCACTGCGTGGCGTCGTAGGCCCCGGTGTCGAAGGACTGCGTGCCCCATTCCCACTGCTGGGTCTGGTCGGCCGGGGCGCCGGACTGGTCGGGCTGGGCCCAGGCGGTCGTGTCCCACTGACCGGAGACGTCATGGCCGTTGGCCTGCTGCGGGACGAAGGCCAGTCGCTCGTGCTCGGCCGTCCACGCGGTGGTGTCGTACGCGCCCGTGTCGTACGCGGCGTGGTGCTGGGCCGCATAGGCGTCGTAGTTCACGGTCTGGTGGCTGCCCGTGGCCCACTGCGTGGAGTCGTACGCGCCCGTGTTCTCACCGGGGAGGCTACCGAACAGGGGGTCCGCGTCGAAGGTGGTGGTGGCGTGACCGGCGGCGCCGAATCCGGTGGCGTCGTAGGTGCCGTACGTGGTCGAGTCACCGTACTGGGCTTCCTGGGCGCCGTGCGACGCGTAGTGCGCCGAGGCGGCATCGGAAGCCGTGGTCGGGGAGGTCGTGGTCCCCGACGGGTGACGATCGTTCACCAACTTCTCTCTCGCCTCGACAACAGGGGCTGCCAGAGCAGTGCGGCGACTGTACCCGGCGGTACGCGGGCACGACAATCTTCGGCAGGTTTCGCTCGCGAAGGAAACGGGCATTCGGCCGTGTTTTGGCGGACTGCGGGCGCGAGTTTGGCCTTGTGTTCGAAGATTGTTCGATGTCGGTGGCTGTTCCGTGGCTGTGTGCCGAGTGTGATCCGGGTGTGGTGCCGGTGCGGTCCGGGTGCCGTCCGCTGGTTGGGCGGCTTGTTGAGAGGGGCGGCGGAGGGGGCCGACGGGGGTGGCCGGAGGGGGTGGCGGCGGGAGTTTCGGCGGGGTGGCCGGAGTGGGTGTCGGCGAGGGGTTCGGCGGGGTGGCTATGCCACGGTCAGGCCGCCGGCCTGCGGGGTGGCTTCGGCTCCTGTCCGTGCGGTGTCGAGGGCCTGCCTTATTCCGGTCGCCACGGCGGGGTGCACCGGCAGGGCGAGGTGGCCGATTCCGCTCACGCGGACGTTCTGCGCCAGCAGGTCCGGGTGGTCGACGCAGGCCGTCTCCAGCGGGTCCATCAGATGGTCGAGGTCGCTCCAGAAGCTCACGAAGTGAGTACGGCAGCCGGGGGCGGGCCGGGACAACTCCTCGAGGACCGGTGAGCCGGGGCGCATCTGACGCACGATCGGGTGCGCGTTCGCCAGCGGGACGACGCGGGTGCCGGAGTGCGGCGTGCCGAGCGTGACCAGGGTGCGGACCCTGAGGTCGCCGCCGAGGCACTGCACGTAGTAACGCGCTACCAGCCCGCCGAGGCTGTGCCCGACGATGTCCACGTGGCTGCTGCCGGTGCGCTCGCAGATCCCCTCTATGTGCCGGCCTAGCAGTTCGGCGGCGGCGCGGATGTCGCAGGTCAGCGGGGAGTAGTTGAGCGACTCGATCTGGTGCCTGCCGTGCTGGGCGAGGCTGCGGCGCAGCAGGACGAAGACCGAGCGGTTGTCGATGAAGCCGTGCAGCAGGACGACGGGCGGTTGGGTCTCCGTCGGCAGCGCGGCGGTGTCCCGGGCGGGAAGCATGGGGGTGGCCCGGCGCTCCTGGACGATGCCGGAGGGGTACAGCAGTACGTGTCCGGCGAGGATCGCGATCTCCAGGGCGGTCGCCTTCAGCAGGGCCAGGGAGAGGCCGGCGAGTCTGCTCGGGAGCAGGCGTCGGCAGAGCGGAAGAAAGGGGAGTGCTGCCCCGGTGACCTTCATGGCCGACCTCCTTGTGGCACGCGGGAGGACGACTCCGGCCCCCGTGTGCCCTCGTGGGAAGTCGCGGCGGAGGTGGCCGACGGGGCATGAAGCGGGCGCGTGGGGTGTGCGAGGCGCGTGATGTGCGTCGGTCGGGTCGGCCGTGGCGCGCCGATGACCTGACGGGGCTCCCTGCCGGTGTGGCGACGAGGCTCCCCGCTGTCGTGCCTTACCTGCCCTACGTGCCCTTCGTGCCACCGTCGATGCGCCGTACCGCCACGGCGCACGGCCTGCGGCGCGGTGGTGCGACGACCTCGTTGCGGCTCCCCTTGCGCGTGGTTCCGCTGCGACGCGCGCACCGCAGACTGCTGCGGCCCGTGTGCCGCAGAGATATGGAACGGTGCGCGGCGAACGTGTCCCACCGTGTGATTTCCCCCTCGGTCTGCACCGCGAAACTGCCGGTTGCGGGATGCTGGAGATAACGTTCGTTCACTTCCCCGGGCGATGTGGCCCGGGGGCGTCCGTGCCGTGCGGGGCATATCCGGCGCGATGGGCGACGGAGAAGTGCGATACACGCACCATGTATGACATGTGCGGCGAGTGCGGCATAACTCAGATATGAGCTGTGCCTGTCGGTACGGATGGATGTAGTCGCTTCATGGAGGCAGTGATGGGTGTGGCAGCCGGTCCGATCCGCGTGGTGGTGGCCAAGCCTGGGCTCGACGGCCACGATCGGGGGGCCAAGGTGATCGCGCGGGCGCTGCGCGACGCCGGTATGGAGGTCATCTACACCGGGCTTCACCAGACGCCCGAGCAGATCGTCGACACCGCGATCCAGGAGGACGCCGACGCGATCGGTCTGTCCATCCTCTCCGGCGCCCACAACACCCTCTTCGCCGCTGTGATCGAGCTGCTCAAGGAGCGGGACGCGGAGGACATCCTCGTCTTCGGCGGCGGGATCATCCCCGAGGCGGACATCGCTCCGCTCAAGGAGAAGGGTGTCGCGGAGATCTTCACGCCGGGGGCGACGACTCAGGCGATCGTGGACTGGGTGCGGGCGAACGTGCATCAGCCGGCGGGAGCTTAGGTCGCTGCTCGCTGCTCGGTGTCGGTGTCGGTGCCGGTGCTGTGCGGGTGCGGGTGCCGGTGCTGTGCCAGTGCGGGTGCCGGTGCGTCGGAGTGGCCGTCCCTGAGGGCTGCCGCCCCCCGGACCCCGCTTCGGCTCTGAACGGGCGTTGTCCTCAAACGCCGGACGGGCTGGGTATCTCGAGTTCATCGAGCATGGCCGCCCGCAAGCGCAACGTCGTGACGAGTCGCTGGAACGCCTCCGCCCAATAGCCCCCGGCTCCCGGCGACGCGTCCTCCGGCTCGTCCGGTACCGCCAGCAGGCCATCGAGGCGGCTTGCCTCGGCCGGGTCGAGGCAGCGCTCGGCCAGGCCCATCACCCCGCTGAAACTCCAGGGATAACTCCCCGCGTCCCGCGCGATGTTGAGCGCGTCCACCACCGCTCGCCCGAGCGGCCCGCTCCATGGCACCGCACACACCCCGAGCAGCTGAAACGCCTCTGACAGGCCGTGCGTCGCGATGAACCCGGCGACCCACTCGGCCCGTTCGGCTGGGCCCAGCGTGCCGAGAAGCTTCGCACGCTCGGCCAGGGACACCGCCCCCGGACCGCCGGCTTCCGGAGCGGCGGGCGACCCGAGCAGCGCCCTCGCCCACTCGCCGTCCCGCTGCCGTACCGCCGCCCGGCACCAGGCCGCGTGCAGCTCGCCCTGCCAGTCGTCCCCCACCGGCAGCGCCACGATCTCCCCAGGCGTACGCCCCCCGAGCCGCCCCGGCCAGGTGCCGAGCGGTGCCGCCTCCACCAACTGGCCGAACCACCAGGACCGTTCACCGCGCCCCGCCGGGGCCTTGGCCACGACCCCGTCGCGTTCCATGCCCGCGTCGCACTCGTGCGGCGCCTCGACGGTGATCGTCGGCACGTCCCGCGTGTGATCCAGCGCCACGCATGCCGCTGCCCGCACCGCCATCCGCGCCGCGAGCGCCGAGCCCGGCAGCGCCGACAGCAGCTCCGCGGCCGTCGCCCGGACATTGCGGCTCCGGTCGGCCAGCGCCTGCTCCAGAAACGCCTCGTCGTCCGGGCCCAGCCCGGTCCGCAGCGAGTCGAGGAACATCAATCGGTCCTCGGCGCGCTCCGTCGCCCACGTCGTGGTCAGCAGCTCACGCGCGGCCGCGGGCCCACGTGAGCGGATCGCGGAGAGCAGGGCGACCCGCTCGGCGAACAGCCCCTCCTGCCACAGCTGTTGGACTTCGGCGGGGTCATCTAGGTGCGGCAGCGACGCGCCCCCGCCCGGGGTCGCACGCAGGGCGAACCGCCAGTCCGGGTTCAGCCGGGCCAGCCACACCGCCCGCGGGCCGGCGAACGTCAGCGCCGCCGGTCGCAGATCCGTACGGCCCCGCGCCGCGTCCAGCAGCGCGGGCAGTGTCTCCGGGGGCGGCGCGAAACCCCGGTCGTTCGCCGTCGCGAGCCACTGGGGGAGCAGCTCCATGAGGTCCGGCGCCGTGCCTCTGCGACCGCCGCCCCCGCCGGGACGGTCGGCCAGCAGCATCGCCAGCCTGCGGGCCGCCGCCGGAGGCAGCGCCGGGCGCGGGTCCTCGGGCGCCGGTCGCGGCCGCTGAGCCGCCCGCGCCGGCTTCAGCCCGGCCCGCCGTCGTACGGTCTCCACGGCCGCCGTGTCCAGCAGCGCCACCGGGGCCTCCCGGCCGGGCGCGGACCCCGGCGGCGTACGCCGGTCCGTACCGAGCAGCGCCGCCGTGACGAGCTCCTCCCAGGCGGCCGGGGCGGGCGAATCCGCGGGAACGGAGGGACTGTTCATGATGCTCATTCCCCTCTGTCTTCCTCTCTGCCTTCGTGTCTGCCTTCGTGTCCGCCTTCGTCGCTGCAAGGGGCGGGACGGGTGGGAGGTCCGGGCCTCGGCGGTGGGCGCGGGCCGGCGGCTGTCGCGCGGGTGGGAGAGGCAGCGCTCAGCACAACCGCACCGCCTTGCCCTCGCCCTCCGGCCAGGCCGTCAGCGGGGTGAAGCCGCGGTGGCCGCACTCGCCGAACACCTTGACCGGCTCGCCCCCCGACAGCGCGACCAGGTGCCACAGGCCCGGGCGGGCGCGGGCGGCCGGGGTGAGGGGCAGGGCCGTGTCCGAGTCGGCGTCCGCGAGCTGCCACGAGTCGCCGTCCGGGGTCGGTACGACCCGGTCCAGGGTGACCGGCACGGAGTCCAGCCACGGGTCGTCGCGGAGCGCCTCTCCGTAACGAGCGGTCGCCTCGGCCGTCGTCACGCCAGGCGGCCGTATCGCCGTGGGCTCGGGCGGTGCGAACTGTTCGCCCAGCGCCGCCCGCAGCTGCCCGGCACCCGGGTACGCCACCACCTCCGCCTCCAGGGCCAGCCCGACCGGCAGCGCCAGCTCCGGCGCGCGGCCGGCGGCGCCGTAGGAGAGGAGCAGGGCGGTGCGGCCCGAGTCGGCGCCGTACAGCCATATCCGGCGCGTCGTCAGCTTCACGTCCGCCGTGTCGTACTGGGCGAGGACCAGCCAGCGGTCCCGCACCGGCGGGCCGTCCGCCGAGGCGGGCAGGCCGATGCGGGAGCGGACGGTGTCCGACAGGGCGTCGGGCAGCCGCTCGCGGCGCAGCCAGCCCTGGTCGAGGAGATGGATGAGCGCGCACTCCTCCAGCAGGCGCACCGGCCAGCCGGGGCCGGACGCCGGGATCGCCCCCAGCTCCCGGACCCGAGCGGCCAGTCCGGGGGCCTGGGCGTCGACCATGCGGGCCGCCGTCTCCTCCCACAAGCCGTACCCGGCCTGTTCCGCGCCGGCCAGGCCGCCGCGCAGCAGGTCCGCCAGACGCTGCTCCAGCTCCGTCGCCCCCGCGGTGACCCGCACGGCGCGGCGCTCCGCCCGACGCCGCGCCGCCTCCGGATCACCGGACGCCGTCGAGGAACCGGACGCCCCCGCCGTCCGCTTGTCCTCCGCGCGCTGCCTTCTCCCCTTTATCCACTGCTCCGCCCAGTCCGGCGGCGGCGCCGGCGGCACCGAGCCTTCCCCGCCCGCCCAGAGCAGCAGCAGCCCGAGGGCGTGCTTGCACGGGAACTTCCGGCTCGGGCAACTGCACTTGTACGCGGGACCTGCGGCGTCCGCGATGTCGATGACCGTCTGATACGGCTTGCTGCCACTGCCTTTGCACAGCCCCCACACCGTCCCCTCGTCCGTACTTCCCGCCTCGGACCACGGACCTGCCGCGCCGAGTTTGCTTCCCGCTTTGCGTGACGCGGCGTCAGGCGCCATTGCCAGCACCTGGTCCGCGGTCCAGCGCACCCCCTGCTGAGTCATGCCATCGAAGGTAGATCCCACCACTGACAATCGGCCGGGGCAGAAGCTCCGCGAGCGGCCTCGCAGATGCGTTTGCGCAGGTCGGAACGCATTGTCAGTGGCGTGGTGCAACGTTGGTGCCAGATCCGAACCGGCCGAGCTGGAGGGGGACTTTGCCATGACTGTGTCCGTTGAGCCGACGTCCGTCGAAGCGGGGGAGACGGAATCGACCCAGGCGTTGCGACCGCACGCCGAGGACGCCTTCGCCCATGAACTCGCCGCGCTGGCCGCGCAGGACGACCGTCCGCGCCCGGAACGCTGGAAGCTGTCGCCCTGGGCGGTGGCCACCTATCTGCTCGGCGGCACGCTGCCGGACGGCACGGTGATCACACCGAAATACGTGGGCCCGCGCCGCCTCGTCGAGGTGGCCGTCACCACGCTCGCCACCGATCGCGCCCTGCTCCTGCTCGGTGTGCCCGGCACCGCGAAGACCTGGGTCTCCGAGCACCTGGCCGCGGCGGTCAGCGGTGACTCGACGTTGCTGGTGCAGGGCACGGCGGGCACCCCGGAGGAGGCGATCCGATACGGCTGGAACTACGCCCGGCTGCTCGCGCACGGGCCGAGCCGTGACGCCCTCGTGCCCAGCCCCGTCATGCGGGCCATGGCGGAGGGGATGACCGCACGCGTCGAGGAACTGACCCGCATTCCGGCCGACGTGCAGGACACGCTGATCACGATCCTGTCGGAGAAGACGCTGCCGATACCGGAGTTGGGGCAGGAGGTGCAGGCGGTCCGCGGCTTCAACCTCATCGCCACGGCCAATGACCGCGACCGAGGCGTCAACGATCTCTCCAGCGCCCTGCGCCGCCGCTTCAACACGGTCGTGCTGCCGCTGCCCGAGAGCGTCGAGGCCGAGGTGGACATCGTCTCCCGCCGCGTCGACCAGATCGGCCGCTCCCTCGACCTTCCGGCCGCACCCGACGGCGTCGACGAGATCCGCCGCGTCGTCACCGTCTTCCGTGAGCTGCGCGACGGGATCACCGCCGACGGCCGCACCAAGCTGAAGTCGCCCAGCGGCACGCTCTCGACGGCCGAGGCGATCTCCGTCGTCACCAACGGCCTCGCCCTGGCCGCCCACTT containing:
- a CDS encoding AAA family ATPase, giving the protein MTVSVEPTSVEAGETESTQALRPHAEDAFAHELAALAAQDDRPRPERWKLSPWAVATYLLGGTLPDGTVITPKYVGPRRLVEVAVTTLATDRALLLLGVPGTAKTWVSEHLAAAVSGDSTLLVQGTAGTPEEAIRYGWNYARLLAHGPSRDALVPSPVMRAMAEGMTARVEELTRIPADVQDTLITILSEKTLPIPELGQEVQAVRGFNLIATANDRDRGVNDLSSALRRRFNTVVLPLPESVEAEVDIVSRRVDQIGRSLDLPAAPDGVDEIRRVVTVFRELRDGITADGRTKLKSPSGTLSTAEAISVVTNGLALAAHFGDGMLRSGDVAAGILGAVVRDPAADRVIWQEYLEAVVRERDGWTDFYRACREVSA
- a CDS encoding SWIM zinc finger family protein — protein: MTQQGVRWTADQVLAMAPDAASRKAGSKLGAAGPWSEAGSTDEGTVWGLCKGSGSKPYQTVIDIADAAGPAYKCSCPSRKFPCKHALGLLLLWAGGEGSVPPAPPPDWAEQWIKGRRQRAEDKRTAGASGSSTASGDPEAARRRAERRAVRVTAGATELEQRLADLLRGGLAGAEQAGYGLWEETAARMVDAQAPGLAARVRELGAIPASGPGWPVRLLEECALIHLLDQGWLRRERLPDALSDTVRSRIGLPASADGPPVRDRWLVLAQYDTADVKLTTRRIWLYGADSGRTALLLSYGAAGRAPELALPVGLALEAEVVAYPGAGQLRAALGEQFAPPEPTAIRPPGVTTAEATARYGEALRDDPWLDSVPVTLDRVVPTPDGDSWQLADADSDTALPLTPAARARPGLWHLVALSGGEPVKVFGECGHRGFTPLTAWPEGEGKAVRLC